The sequence TCGCCGCAGCGCTGAAACAGGCGCAGGGTGTCAGGGGCGATGTCGATCCACAAGAGCTGCGGCGGCTCTTTATGATTGCACAGATCAATATCCTGAGTCTCAACTATATCGTGCGGAGCTACGTCCCGCAGCGCTATGCTGGCCGGATCACCATCATCCAGAGCGAGCAGTTGTCCGACGACGCGGCCATGCGACCGATCGAGTGGCAGCAGATCTCTACTCAGACGGTCGCCCATCGTCTGGTGCCCGGCGATCATGGCACGCTTTTTCTTCAGCCCAACATCCAAATCCTGACGCAGACGCTGTGTGAGTGTATCGCAGAAGCCGCCGCGCCTGTCCAGGAACGCTGAACACGATATAGGGAGGCTGCATTAAGGATCGGTACATGCCGATAATCGTACTTTTCTCCCTACAACCACCCGTCCTCCAAGAAAACGGATGGTTTTAAGCACCAACCTGCCTACGCATCGTCGCATAGCCCAAATGCATCGCGGATAGTCGCACGCTGCAAGCGGTGAAACATCTGCGCGAGGGCTTCGGGGGGATGGGGCTGGCGCTTCTCCAGCCACCAATGCACCAGGGCGAACTGCGCTCCGGCTAGATAGCTCGCCAGCACATCAAACGGGATAGCGCTGTCGGCTTCGGCAAAGGCGGCGCGCAGGCTCGCTTCGATTGCCTGCGCGCTCCGGTCACGAATTCGGCGCTGGATCAACTGATTATCCTTGCCCTGAAAAATCGGATACAACAGCGACCGCGCATCTGCAAGATGCCGGAACGCGGCTGTCACCGCCGATGGCACTTCGGGCGACAGCAGCTCTTCACGCGAGGGGAGGTAGTGCGGCCCGAAATGGAACCGGCTGAGGATGGCTTCGTGGCAGCTCATGAATAAGTCGTCTTTGCTGCTGTAGTGCAGGTAGAACGTCGTCCGCCCGACGTTGGCGCGATCCACGATCTCCTGAGTTGTGATAGCATCATATCGCTGCTCGCCGATCAGCTCGATCAGCGCCTGTTGCAGCAGCTTGCGCGTGCGCTGGACCCGCCGGTCTGTCTTTGTCATGAAGCATCCTCCCGATCGAGGCTAAGGTTTCTGAACAATTCGCGCACGCTGTTCACAAACGAACACATCCCGCGCTTTGACGATTGACGTTCATCGGCGAACCCTGATAGTCTGTCCGCAGAACGTCTGAAAGTATACTGGGAGAAATAAGCATGTCGCAACCTCACGGGAGTCCCGACCGGGAACTCGCCACCCCGACACCACCGGGCACACCCCGCTGGGTGAAAGTGTTTGTGATCGTCGTCGCCGTCGTGGTCTTGCTATTCGTCATCATGGCCTTCGCCTTCGGCGGTAATCACGGCCCTGGTCGTCACATGCCGCCCGCTGGTGCTGGTGGCTACACCCTGCCTATCGCACACGGGGTACAGCAGCTATGACCATGCCACCCGGCCTGCGCAAGCTCGCGCTTACAACGCATGTCATCTCCTCAGTCGGCTGGCTCGGCACTGTTGTTGCGTATCTCGCTCTCGCCATCGCCGCGTTGAGCAGCCAGGATGCGCCAACGGTGCGCGGCGCGTGGATCGCTATGGAACTGACCGGCTGGTTCGCCATTGTGCCGCTGAGCGTCGCCTCGCTGCTCACCGGCCTCGTCCAGTCGCTGGGCACGCCGTGGGGCTTGCTCCGGCACTATTGGGTGCTCTTCAAACTCCTGCTCACCGTGTTTGCGACGATCGTCTTGCTGCTGCATATGCCGACGGTGAGCTACCTGGCGGGCGTAGCGGCTGAGACGGAGGGTGCTCATCTGGCCGGGCTGCCGGGAGAGCTTTTCCATGCCGGCGGCGGCCTGCTGGTGCTGCTCGTGACAACGACGCTGTCGGTGTACAAGCCGCGTGGCCTGACCCCGTACGGGTGGCGTAAGCAGCAGGAGGAGCGCACGGGATTACCAGCCGGGCATACAGCGACATAGGCATCGGCAAGCAGCCTCGCACCCCAACCCAGCAGGATCTTCCAGGGCGCGCCTTGGCGAAGGCGCGCTCGTGACTGTCCGGAGCCGCTGCGCTCCACGCGCTTCCTCGGCACTGAGCCAGCGCTGATGCATTTGCAGAGCGCCAAAGACCCTGCGCAACCCGCTCAGGCCGCAGTTGACATGCTCTGATCACGATAGGCGATTTCACTTAGCTGATGCTCGCCATTCCACCATCCCATTTTGCAGACATATGATCTACGATCAAGCTGTCGACGCGAGACTCAAGCGCAGAGACATTCATGGATGCCCGCGCCGCGAGGACGAATCGCGAAACACGGTGCGACGCAGACCATGCCGCGCCAGGATATTGCCCTGATGGGTGAGCGAGGAAAGGTATGACACACGCAACAGCGCCACACGATCAGCAGGTGACGTTGAGATTGGAAAACATTTACTGCATGGACTGTGCCGATGAGATCGAGCGCGCGCTCCGCTCAAAGCCCGGCGTTATCGCCGTCCACCTTGATTGGGCAAGCAACATCGCGCATGTGCGCTACGATGCGCAGGCGGTGAGCCAGGACGAGATCGAGCGCCGCATTGCCGCGACCGGCTGCGCATGCAGCACCGAAGACCAGATGCAGCCCACGGCGCATGATCACGAAGACCACATGCAGCCGAATGCGGGCCGCCGCCTTCGACGCCTGGAGCACGCCGTCGATGTGCAGCCGATTACGCTGGGCACTAAGTACGATCGGATGCAGTATGAGGTTCCGGCGACGGACGCGGGCAAACATGGCGGCGGCGCAGCATCCAGTCAGGCGGCGATGGACCACGCGGCGATGGGCCACGACATGGCGGCGATGGGCCACGACATGGCGGCGATGGACCACGCGGCGATGGGCCATGATATGTCCGATCCCACGATGGCAGCCGCCATGGAGCGCGACATGCGCAACAA comes from Herpetosiphonaceae bacterium and encodes:
- a CDS encoding TetR/AcrR family transcriptional regulator, coding for MTKTDRRVQRTRKLLQQALIELIGEQRYDAITTQEIVDRANVGRTTFYLHYSSKDDLFMSCHEAILSRFHFGPHYLPSREELLSPEVPSAVTAAFRHLADARSLLYPIFQGKDNQLIQRRIRDRSAQAIEASLRAAFAEADSAIPFDVLASYLAGAQFALVHWWLEKRQPHPPEALAQMFHRLQRATIRDAFGLCDDA